A part of Pseudomonas sp. HR96 genomic DNA contains:
- the betC gene encoding choline-sulfatase, with amino-acid sequence MKRKNILFIMADQMAAPMLPFHAPSASPTQAASPLKLPNLSRLAATGVVFESAYCNSPLCAPSRFTLVSGQLPSRIGAYDNAADFPADVPTYAHYLRRLGYRTALSGKMHFCGPDQLHGYEERLTSDIYPADYGWAVNWDEPHVRPSWYHNMSSVLQAGPCVRTNQLDFDEEVVFKAQQYLFDHIREDGDQPFCLTVSMTHPHDPYTIPRPFWDLYRDEDIPLPRDVPAEAEQDPHSQRLLKVYDLWDKPLPEQKIRDARRAYFGACSYIDSNVGKLLQTLEDCGLADDTIVVFSGDHGDMLGERGLWYKMHWFEMSARVPLLICAPGQFAPGRVSASVSTADLLPTLVELAGGSVEAHLPLDGRSLLGHLQGQGGHDEVFGEYMAEGTVGPLMMIRRGPWKFIYSEDDPCLLFDVLSDPLERRELSQCAEHGEVFSAFLAEARAKWDVAHIREQVLASQRRRRLVFEALTCGKLKSWDHQPLVDASQQYMRNHIDLDDLERKARYPHPANN; translated from the coding sequence ATGAAGCGCAAGAATATTCTCTTCATCATGGCCGATCAGATGGCCGCGCCCATGCTGCCTTTCCACGCACCGAGCGCTTCACCGACCCAGGCGGCGTCGCCGCTCAAGCTACCCAACCTCAGCCGCCTGGCCGCCACCGGCGTGGTCTTCGAATCCGCCTACTGCAACAGCCCCCTCTGCGCGCCTTCGCGCTTCACCCTGGTCAGCGGCCAACTGCCCAGCCGCATCGGCGCCTACGACAACGCCGCGGACTTTCCTGCGGACGTGCCGACCTACGCCCATTACCTGCGCCGCCTGGGTTATCGCACGGCGCTGTCGGGCAAGATGCACTTCTGCGGCCCCGATCAGCTGCACGGCTACGAAGAGCGCCTGACCAGCGACATCTACCCGGCCGACTACGGTTGGGCGGTCAACTGGGATGAGCCGCACGTGCGCCCCAGCTGGTACCACAACATGTCGTCGGTGCTGCAGGCCGGTCCGTGCGTGCGCACCAACCAGCTGGATTTCGACGAAGAGGTGGTGTTCAAAGCCCAGCAGTATCTGTTCGATCACATTCGCGAGGACGGCGACCAGCCGTTCTGCCTGACGGTGTCGATGACTCACCCCCACGACCCCTACACCATTCCGCGGCCGTTCTGGGACCTGTATCGCGACGAGGACATCCCGTTGCCGCGCGACGTGCCGGCCGAGGCCGAGCAGGACCCGCATTCGCAGCGCCTGCTCAAGGTCTACGACCTGTGGGACAAGCCGCTGCCCGAGCAGAAGATCCGCGACGCCCGCCGTGCCTATTTCGGCGCCTGCAGCTACATTGACAGCAACGTCGGCAAGCTCCTGCAGACCCTCGAAGACTGCGGCCTGGCCGATGACACCATCGTGGTCTTCTCCGGCGACCACGGTGACATGCTCGGCGAGCGGGGCCTGTGGTACAAGATGCACTGGTTCGAGATGTCGGCGAGGGTGCCGTTGCTGATCTGCGCACCGGGGCAGTTCGCCCCTGGCCGAGTCAGCGCCTCGGTGTCCACCGCCGACCTGCTGCCGACCCTGGTCGAGCTGGCCGGCGGCAGCGTCGAGGCACACCTGCCGCTCGATGGCCGTTCCCTGCTCGGTCACCTGCAAGGGCAGGGCGGCCATGACGAAGTGTTCGGCGAATACATGGCCGAAGGCACGGTGGGGCCGCTGATGATGATTCGTCGCGGCCCATGGAAATTCATCTACAGCGAGGACGATCCTTGCCTGCTGTTCGATGTGCTCAGCGACCCGCTGGAGCGCCGCGAGCTGAGCCAGTGCGCGGAGCATGGCGAGGTTTTCTCGGCGTTCCTGGCCGAGGCCCGGGCCAAGTGGGACGTCGCGCACATCCGCGAACAAGTGCTCGCCAGCCAGCGCCGTCGGCGTCTGGTTTTCGAAGCGCTGACCTGCGGTAAGCTGAAGAGCTGGGACCACCAGCCGCTGGTGGACGCCAGTCAGCAGTACATGCGTAACCACATCGACCTCGACGATCTGGAGCGCAAGGCCCGTTATCCGCACCCTGCCAATAACTAG